In one window of Syngnathus typhle isolate RoL2023-S1 ecotype Sweden linkage group LG7, RoL_Styp_1.0, whole genome shotgun sequence DNA:
- the slc13a1 gene encoding solute carrier family 13 member 1, with protein MWSKLRNYRRLLFIVVTPPLLLPLPLLVATKESRCAFVLLLMAVFWTTEVIPLPITALFPAVLFPAFGIMTSSQVATAYFRDFHLLLVGVVCLSTAIQKWGLHRRTALRLVGAVGVEPARLTLGFMSACAFLSMWVHNTSAVTMVMPIAEAVLRRIRGAHEPGRKDCHPRPDEVHVEEENKAARDEQKLPERAPSSSSSSEASWVADATALPGDLLVGKAMCIGVAYASNIGGIATLPGTSPNLIFSEYLQQIYPECERLNFGTWMALCLPISLLVLLLTWAWLCWLFIGLDVRSLRPCRGERSEREQATRKVIRDQYRALGPISAQEVFTLVVFSLMVSLWLTRSPGFVPGWAAAFPGHAEHVSDATVALVLGLLFFLVPAHGPSRPYESMISWEEFQASMPWQVCLLVGGGFALAEGTKESGLSQWISDLLSPLGDLPPLATMTVTCIIVTTVTELASNATTISIFLPILSPLAEGIGINPLSLLIPATLCTSFSFLLPASNPPNAVVYAYGHFSVADMVKAGLGANVIGLLAVVLAVSTWGVPLFSLDTYPHWAPQLNATAP; from the exons ATGTGGAGCAAGTTGCGCAACTATCGGCGTTTGCTCTTCATCGTGGTGACGCCGCCACTGctgcttcctcttcctctccttgTCGCCACCAAG GAGTCGCGCTGCGCCTTCGTTCTTCTTCTGATGGCCGTCTTCTGGACCACCGAAGTCATCCCGCTGCCCATCACCGCCTTGTTTCCCGCCGTCCTCTTTCCAGCGTTTGGCATCATGACGTCATCGCAG GTGGCCACGGCGTACTTCAGGGACTTCCATTTGCTGTTGGTGGGCGTGGTGTGCCTGTCCACCGCCATTCAGAAGTGGGGGCTCCACCGCAGGACGGCCCTCCGTCTGGTGGGCGCCGTGGGCGTGGAGCCGGCCCGCCTGACGCTGGGCTTCATGTCGGCCTGCGCCTTCCTCTCCATGTGGGTGCACAACACGTCGGCCGTTACCATGGTGATGCCCATCGCCGAGGCCGTCCTCCGTCGGATCCGGGGGGCGCACGAGCCGGGACGCAAAGACTGTCACCCGCGACCGGACG AAGTCCATGTTGAGGAGGAGAACAAAGCTGCGAG GGATGAGCAGAAACTGCCAGAACGagctccatcatcatcatcatcatcagaggCAAGTTGG GTGGCGGATGCGACGGCGCTCCCCGGCGACCTGCTGGTGGGCAAGGCCATGTGCATCGGCGTGGCCTACGCCTCCAACATCGGCGGCATCGCTACCTTGCCGGGAACGTCGCCCAACCTCATCTTCTCCGAGTATCTGCAGCA GATTTACCCCGAATGCGAGCGCCTCAACTTTGGTACTTGGATGGCCTTGTGTTTGCCCATCagcctgctggtgctgctgctcaCGTGGGCGTGGCTCTGCTGGCTCTTCATCGGCCTCGA CGTTAGGTCGCTACGGCCGTGCCGAGGAGAGCGCTCCGAGAGGGAACAAGCCACCAGGAAAGTCATCCGAGACCAGTACAGAGCGCTCGGACCCATCAG CGCTCAGGAGGTCTTCACGCTGGTGGTCTTCTCGCTGATGGTCTCCTTGTGGCTGACGCGATCGCCGGGCTTCGTGCCGGGCTGGGCCGCCGCCTTCCCCGG TCACGCCGAGCACGTGAGCGACGCCACCGTGGCTCTGGTCCTGGGACTTCTCTTCTTCCTGGTGCCCGCCCACGGACCCAGCCGCCCATACG AGAGCATGATCTCCTGGGAGGAGTTCCAGGCCTCCATGCCGTGGCAAGTGTGTCTTTTGGTGGGAGGAGGCTTCGCCCTGGCCGAAGGTACAAAG GAGTCGGGTTTGTCCCAGTGGATTTCGGATCTTCTGTCCCCTCTGGGCGATCTCCCGCCACTGGCTACCATGACGGTGACTTGCATCATTGTCACCACGGTCACCGAACTGGCCAGCAACGCCACCACCATCAGCATCTTCCTGCCCATCCTCTCGCCGCTG GCGGAAGGCATCGGCATCAACCCCTTGTCCCTGCTGATCCCGGCCACGCTGTGCACGTCCTTCTCCTTCCTGCTGCCGGCCTCCAATCCCCCCAACGCCGTGGTTTACGCCTACGGACACTTTAGCGTGGCGGACATG GTGAAGGCGGGGCTGGGCGCCAACGTCATCGGCCTCTTGGCAGTGGTGTTGGCCGTCAGCACCTGGGGCGTGCCTTTGTTCTCTCTGGATACGTATCCCCATTGGGCGCCGCAGTTGAACGCCACCGCGCCGTGA